The window ttatattatttggtttACTGTGGATTGAAtaccataatttatttcaattttttttatgaggtcaTCTCAGCCTCATGAATCAAATCGTAAATTTAACGAGTTAACATGGCtgactcgtttttttttttcaatttcatcatttgatgttTTATTGATCATGAATTAGGCTTCacagtttgttttgatttattttttatgaggttattcctGTCTCATGACCTGAGTTATAGGTTTAGTGggttaacctaagttaactCAGAGcgagttttttggttttttcttttaattttttttttaattttatccttcaatcttatgttaattgatatttgtgcttcataatttttttatgtcatctttcaatattaggttgattgaaaataatgctttataatttatttcagtttgctttctatggggttattcTAGTTTTATGACCTAGATCACAGATTTGgcaggttaacctgagttatCTCGGGTTATTTTGTATGAATTCATACCAGTCTCATGACCCAACATATGAATTTAACGTGTTAACCCGTGTTGAcgcgattatttttttatattatttttttaatttatttttttaaaaattttatccttcaacattgagttgattgagaattgagttttataatttattttttatttgctttttataagattatcttgatctcatgtcCCGAGTCACAATTTTTATAGGTTAACCTAAATTAACTCAAAttgtctttttgtcttttttttaaccaatttgtttttttaatttcatcttttaacataagattgattaaaaattgtgcttcataatttattttgatttgtttttcattgggTTATCTCAACTTCATGACTTAGATTatagatttgacaggttaacttaggttattttttggtttgctttctatgagatgATTTTAGTTTCATGATTAAGGTCACAAGTTTGACATattaactcaagttgactcatattgttttttatgtctttattttattttatttttaaaaaatttcatcatttaatatttggttgattatgaattgagttttataattttttttatttttttctcgagAATTATCCTGATTTCATGACCCGAGTCActagtttgacaagttaacttaggttgattATGAAATTTTCTTAATCTATTttgtaatctatttttttttcattttcattctttaatattaggttaattgagaattatactttataatttatttaaatttgctTTTGTAAAGTTATCATAGTGTTATGACCATGGTTGtaaatttgataagttaacaTGGGTTGTTTTagtcgatctaatatgttgtcatttcaatatatatattttaaaaaatatcgtcttgaatttttatttaataaaactatatttttactagttgTTCGGGTTGTCTTCGTACCCACCGAGTTTATCAGGTCATATCGGATTAACCTCtacatggttttattttttttgctagaaaAAAACCTTAGCAatgtctgaattttttttattttaagtgaaatattttttttaattcaatccgCAATAATATAAGTAAACCATCTAgttaactctataaaaaacatgacacataaaacatttaataaaattttaatttaatctaatgataaaaaaaatataaagtttttcattaaaaaaattaattgatgcgtctcaacttcttctttttataaacATACATACTAGACATTCCATGTAAAAAAAGACCAAGTTGTTAACGaatttgaaattataagaataaaatatgaaatacttGGAAATAAAGGGATTAATTATTTGTTCTGTAAGAATATAGGGATGGGGTTGAAATTGactaaaagaaaattcaacGAAAACTACGCACGTGTAGTGATGAACAGAACACTGATTGAAGTACTTATCTTGTCCAAATAAACTATAtcctttttctaattaattttgtttcgtCTTTTTCAAAAGACACTGCCCTCTCTCTTGTTCATATCAGATCATATTCCAATTTCTTGAATCTTTTCATAGAATTTCTTTCTTGAATcttgatatataaatttagaGATTATAGCTTCCTCCATCTTTCTGTCTTTCTGTTCATTCTTGATTTGAAACAGGTGAAGCCAGTGCTGTAAATTATCTCAAGAAAATCTGAAGCTTCGATAAGAAATCCAGGTTAGAGCTAGTGACAATTTTTTAATGCCCTAATGACAGATTTCTTAATGGCATCACATCTTTCATGAGTTGCAACTAGCTTAACATGGATTCCTCACATGATCTTTATTCGAATTCAAACAAGCTGAACGAACACAACACTTTATGCATCGGCATGGCATGTGGGGCTGCCTGGATCTTGAGGAATAAAGGGTCAGGCACCTGTTGCTGGAAAAATATCAGCTCTTTAATTAATCAACTTGTCATGTTGGTATGCTGCAACTTAGATTTTCTTGCTTTGAATGGTTCAGTTGTTGAGGTTTTAAGGGTAGAAGTTTGTTGAAGGAGTGAAAAGAAaactcttcaaaaaaaattaggatgacAGGGAAATATAGGATAGGACCTACTTAGTCATTGACGTTGTTGAAAGAAAATGTCAAAAATGTAAAGGAAGAAACAAGGAAAGAGGTAGAAAAAATGAGAGTGCATGTGAGATAGATCTTAACAGTTGGTGCTAAAGAAAGGGTTTGTATATAAGATCACAGACCTTCATTTGCCAGCTAATTCCAGGAATGGGCTCTCCTCTTGTCATAAAATTGATGGATTGTGCTAAGGCAATTGCAGATGGTGACCTGAAATTTGCAGATCAGCTTTTTAGCGATATGGAAGCCCTGTCAGCTGCGGAAACCAACCGAGTGACGAAAAAAGTCGTCGAGTATTTTGCTGAAGCTCTAGCCCGGAGAGTCCATGGAGTGCATCCTCGAAATCCTTTCCCATTACTTCCTTCCTCAAATTTAAAGAAGATCAGCTATGAACCTTCTCCTCTTGAATGGTTTGCTTGCATGTCCACCGACTATGCCATTCGTGATGtcttaaatgttaaaaaaaataagctccACCTTATTGAGATTTCCAGCTTGGTAGACTGCTGGCAGCGGCATAGTTTGGAGGAGTACCTCTTACACGGGCAGCATGGCATGCCCTTGTCATTCCAGTACACCAGTATTAGACCAAAACTgtcaaaaaatgatgattaTCTTCAAGAAAACCGACGGATGATCACTGAAGTAGCCCAGAGGTCTCCGGTTGATTTCAAGTATAGAGCATTGTTTGCTGATAGTGTACCTGATATAGTAGAGTCTGTGTTGAGACTTGAAAGAACAAGCGAGGATGAGATAATAATTGTGAGATGGGTGTTTCAACTCCACAAATTGCTTGCACTTGAAGGAGCAGTTGATACAGTGCTGTCAAAACTGAAAGACCTAAAGCCAGATATCATGGTAATTGTTGAACAGGAAGCTGACAATAACACTGACGATTTCTTTTACCGCTTTGCCTCATCATTCAAATACTACCTCAACCTTTTTGAATCTCTAGAGCTCTATGCAACCAACTTAAGCTCCCTGATTTGGGAAAGACATTTGAGGTGGCAAATATGCAATGTGGTTGCAAGTGAAGGCATTGACCGGATTGAACGGCATGAGACATTGGCTCGCTGGCAACAACGACTGTATGGTGCTAGGTTCTGTTCAGTTTCCTTATGTTCCGACCACTTTgctgattttttatatgatttctcAGCttataaaatagaagaaaatagcGGATTTCCTGTGCTGTTGGCAGCAGGTCAACCGCTAATCTTCGCATCAGTTTGGAAACCTGCTAATGCAACTCATTCAAGTGGTGGTGAATGATCTCATTTCACTCCCTCTTCTTTTGCTATATATTCAATCACCAAGCATATGTTCATTtgtgttttcttgttttctgaACTCTCAATCACATGGGTCAATGAGCACAGAAAATATTGGCAATTCAGATGACACAATGAGAGGGACTGACCTTAATCATCCTATCACAATACTAGAAGAAAGTACATCTCCAGTAGTTGAGACAGAGGCAGTAAGCTCTTCAGAGTTCGCTGAGCCAGAGGTAGTGAGCTCTTCAGAGTCTGATGACGACAATGAGTATGTTTATAATAGAATAAGGAGATTGACTCACGGAAAGATATGGTCTGTAGAGGTAACGTTCTATATTTGTGAGATTTTGGTCAATTTGTTGATTCATTCCTTATGGTTAGTCTAAAGATGAACGCCCAAACCCtcaatttcctaaatatttatCCTCGTTTTATCGCCTTACTGATGACAAACTATAATGTAGCTTACAATGTGATAATATTTCTAGGAGGTACGAGAATATTTGGTTTCTCCTTTTACAGAGAAGGAATCAAAAAGACTCAGCAGGTGGAAGTCTCGTAAACTTACCAGGTATCTGCACGAAAATCATGCTTGATCTTAACAATTACATGGCCCATCAAGTAGGTCAATTATGAAAATTGACCTGAAAGCTTATAGGAATGTTGCTGGACGGGATAAGCAATTGAATGTTCCCGATACATCACTAGCAAGTCTGCTTAGGATTCCTCCATCAAGCACCCCAATCCTCGAGGAGAAACAATATTATGTTGACGATTCGGTATGTATAGTTCTGTTTCTCCTTCCCCTCTTATTTTCAACTTCGGTTTTGCAATTAAAAATGCATAAACTATTGTTTATATATGTGTCTTTATAACAAGGTTATAAATGCATTTTTCGACTTGCTGAAGAAGAGACAGGAGAAGTTTCCAGACTGGTACAAGAGGAACTCCTCATTGCCAACCTGGACAATGGTAAGGAAGATTAAAACTTGGCCGTCTTTTGCTTCTCTTTATTCATTGTCGTTAACCTGTGTTCAATGTAATGGCCAAATTTACAAGACCTTCTTGCTTTCTGGAAAATGGACCATGACAAAACTACTATCTTGCATAAACATTGAAGAGATAGCAGGCACAGCAAAGGTATCCCTGAATGTTTTAGCTCCCATAGTTATTTCAATGGCTGCATGCAACTTGTTTAACTCTTTCTCTAACTCGCCTTCATATTTAGTTGTTCATACCGTTGTGCTTGGAAAATCATTGGATCCTCATTTGCGTTGACATGGAGAAACGGGAATTTCTTTGGTTAGATTCATTAAATTCTCCTCCTGATGCTCATCATACGGAAAAGACAACAATTTCGGAGTGGCTTGAAAAGCACCTACTACCAGTGTTGGGCTATCGTAATTCACAGCAATTGAAATTAATGCAACTCAATATTCCATACCAAACAAAGTAAGTAGCTAACGATATTGATATGAACATGTTTCAAAATGATACCGACTCTAAAAAGTTTTAACTTTTTGTTGCACAAACAGTCGAATAGACTGTGGCATATTTGTGATGAAGTATGCTGATTGTCTTGCACATTGCGATCACTTCCCTTTTACACAACAAGACATGCCTCACTTTCGGCTTCGAGTCTTTCTTGACATATATCGTGGGAGACTACCTGTGCCACCCAGCCATGTTAGATTCTTAAGAGCCTTGTATAACATATAGGATTCTCTGTTGATGGATGATCCTTCCACTTGTTATGTGGAGAGAGATGCAGGAAGCTGTATTATAACAAAGGTACTAACGCAGGGCCTTTTTGCCATTGTTCCTACTTGTGTGATAGAAGGCTGAGGGAGTGGGGGTGAAATGGAGCAAGTTGTTTCAATCAAGATAGTCAtggattaatatttaataagaacaaataataaattatgtttctCTATCAGAATTTCTATCTGGTGGAAATCTGTAATTGACTTGAGTGAACAAAATTCCAATTTCCAGATTTTGAAAATCCTTTATGGGGAATCAGTTTGTTCTGCCTGCATGCGGGGAAATcacaaaaaagttatttttgagtTGAATTCATGACTTTAAACAGTGTGGGTATGGATATGAAAAACAATTGGGGTgaagttgaaaataaaacaacaattgaAAGAGTggatacataattaaaaaatcttgagGGTGCGAAATACATATCTCTAcagaaaaagattttaattttaagggtaTGATTAGAAATTTGTTAAGATTTCATGGTCCATTGAGGGAAAAGATATGACTCATTGTCGCACGCAAATCAAGCACCAATAAGAGATTGTGATGATCAACAATTACTAGGATTTCATTGGCGCACACAAATCAAGTACTCAATaagagatttttaatttttaacatcaatatattaaaaaatcaattagatatatgtttttttttttaaaattcttctaaCGAAATAAATGtctttgttaaaagaaaaggaaatacattaataaagaaatataatttagaTTGAAGAGATACATCTTTTTTctacttattttaaattttacaaaaaaatattttaatttcttttattatgtaTTCAAGAAACATGCTACTAATAagaaagaataatttatttaataaagtattttaaattgTAACATTTTATATAGATATCtatttcaattacaaaaaaattaaataaaaagaactatCTAGCGCGGGTAAAACACTAGTTTTCTACAAAAGATAAATATGTGCATGGTGGCCCGAAATGGATTAATTAAGACTTCAGCAAGTGGGGAGGATCTCATGGTCTTTAAGGTACGCATGATTTGATTACAACAACGTTGAAAGTGTCAACCACTTTTTCGTAGCTTAAAGACCATGAGATCTTCCGGTTTCTCTCTCATTTCCACGAAAATCGCTTtggcctattttttttatttgt of the Populus nigra chromosome 7, ddPopNigr1.1, whole genome shotgun sequence genome contains:
- the LOC133699654 gene encoding DELLA protein GAIP-like isoform X4 encodes the protein MGSPLVIKLMDCAKAIADGDLKFADQLFSDMEALSAAETNRVTKKVVEYFAEALARRVHGVHPRNPFPLLPSSNLKKISYEPSPLEWFACMSTDYAIRDVLNVKKNKLHLIEISSLVDCWQRHSLEEYLLHGQHGMPLSFQYTSIRPKLSKNDDYLQENRRMITEVAQRSPVDFKYRALFADSVPDIVESVLRLERTSEDEIIIVRWVFQLHKLLALEGAVDTVLSKLKDLKPDIMVIVEQEADNNTDDFFYRFASSFKYYLNLFESLELYATNLSSLIWERHLRWQICNVVASEGIDRIERHETLARWQQRLYGARFCSVSLCSDHFADFLYDFSAYKIEENSGFPVLLAAGQPLIFASVWKPANATHSSGENIGNSDDTMRGTDLNHPITILEESTSPVVETEAVSSSEFAEPEVVSSSESDDDNEYVYNRIRRLTHGKIWSVEEVREYLVSPFTEKESKRLSRWKSRKLTRNVAGRDKQLNVPDTSLASLLRIPPSSTPILEEKQYYVDDSVINAFFDLLKKRQEKFPDWYKRNSSLPTWTMTFLLSGKWTMTKLLSCINIEEIAGTAKLFIPLCLENHWILICVDMEKREFLWLDSLNSPPDAHHTEKTTISEWLEKHLLPVLGYRNSQQLKLMQLNIPYQTNRIDCGIFVMKYADCLAHCDHFPFTQQDMPHFRLRVFLDIYRGRLPVPPSHVRFLRALYNI
- the LOC133699654 gene encoding uncharacterized protein LOC133699654 isoform X2 gives rise to the protein MGSPLVIKLMDCAKAIADGDLKFADQLFSDMEALSAAETNRVTKKVVEYFAEALARRVHGVHPRNPFPLLPSSNLKKISYEPSPLEWFACMSTDYAIRDVLNVKKNKLHLIEISSLVDCWQRHSLEEYLLHGQHGMPLSFQYTSIRPKLSKNDDYLQENRRMITEVAQRSPVDFKYRALFADSVPDIVESVLRLERTSEDEIIIVRWVFQLHKLLALEGAVDTVLSKLKDLKPDIMVIVEQEADNNTDDFFYRFASSFKYYLNLFESLELYATNLSSLIWERHLRWQICNVVASEGIDRIERHETLARWQQRLYGARFCSVSLCSDHFADFLYDFSAYKIEENSGFPVLLAAGQPLIFASVWKPANATHSSENIGNSDDTMRGTDLNHPITILEESTSPVVETEAVSSSEFAEPEVVSSSESDDDNEYVYNRIRRLTHGKIWSVEEVREYLVSPFTEKESKRLSRWKSRKLTRNVAGRDKQLNVPDTSLASLLRIPPSSTPILEEKQYYVDDSVINAFFDLLKKRQEKFPDWYKRNSSLPTWTMVRKIKTWPSFASLYSLSLTCVQCNGQIYKTFLLSGKWTMTKLLSCINIEEIAGTAKLFIPLCLENHWILICVDMEKREFLWLDSLNSPPDAHHTEKTTISEWLEKHLLPVLGYRNSQQLKLMQLNIPYQTNRIDCGIFVMKYADCLAHCDHFPFTQQDMPHFRLRVFLDIYRGRLPVPPSHVRFLRALYNI
- the LOC133699654 gene encoding uncharacterized protein LOC133699654 isoform X1 is translated as MGSPLVIKLMDCAKAIADGDLKFADQLFSDMEALSAAETNRVTKKVVEYFAEALARRVHGVHPRNPFPLLPSSNLKKISYEPSPLEWFACMSTDYAIRDVLNVKKNKLHLIEISSLVDCWQRHSLEEYLLHGQHGMPLSFQYTSIRPKLSKNDDYLQENRRMITEVAQRSPVDFKYRALFADSVPDIVESVLRLERTSEDEIIIVRWVFQLHKLLALEGAVDTVLSKLKDLKPDIMVIVEQEADNNTDDFFYRFASSFKYYLNLFESLELYATNLSSLIWERHLRWQICNVVASEGIDRIERHETLARWQQRLYGARFCSVSLCSDHFADFLYDFSAYKIEENSGFPVLLAAGQPLIFASVWKPANATHSSGENIGNSDDTMRGTDLNHPITILEESTSPVVETEAVSSSEFAEPEVVSSSESDDDNEYVYNRIRRLTHGKIWSVEEVREYLVSPFTEKESKRLSRWKSRKLTRNVAGRDKQLNVPDTSLASLLRIPPSSTPILEEKQYYVDDSVINAFFDLLKKRQEKFPDWYKRNSSLPTWTMVRKIKTWPSFASLYSLSLTCVQCNGQIYKTFLLSGKWTMTKLLSCINIEEIAGTAKLFIPLCLENHWILICVDMEKREFLWLDSLNSPPDAHHTEKTTISEWLEKHLLPVLGYRNSQQLKLMQLNIPYQTNRIDCGIFVMKYADCLAHCDHFPFTQQDMPHFRLRVFLDIYRGRLPVPPSHVRFLRALYNI
- the LOC133699654 gene encoding uncharacterized protein LOC133699654 isoform X3 — translated: MGSPLVIKLMDCAKAIADGDLKFADQLFSDMEALSAAETNRVTKKVVEYFAEALARRVHGVHPRNPFPLLPSSNLKKISYEPSPLEWFACMSTDYAIRDVLNVKKNKLHLIEISSLVDCWQRHSLEEYLLHGQHGMPLSFQYTSIRPKLSKNDDYLQENRRMITEVAQRSPVDFKYRALFADSVPDIVESVLRLERTSEDEIIIVRWVFQLHKLLALEGAVDTVLSKLKDLKPDIMVIVEQEADNNTDDFFYRFASSFKYYLNLFESLELYATNLSSLIWERHLRWQICNVVASEGIDRIERHETLARWQQRLYGARFCSVSLCSDHFADFLYDFSAYKIEENSGFPVLLAAGQPLIFASVWKPANATHSSGDDTMRGTDLNHPITILEESTSPVVETEAVSSSEFAEPEVVSSSESDDDNEYVYNRIRRLTHGKIWSVEEVREYLVSPFTEKESKRLSRWKSRKLTRNVAGRDKQLNVPDTSLASLLRIPPSSTPILEEKQYYVDDSVINAFFDLLKKRQEKFPDWYKRNSSLPTWTMVRKIKTWPSFASLYSLSLTCVQCNGQIYKTFLLSGKWTMTKLLSCINIEEIAGTAKLFIPLCLENHWILICVDMEKREFLWLDSLNSPPDAHHTEKTTISEWLEKHLLPVLGYRNSQQLKLMQLNIPYQTNRIDCGIFVMKYADCLAHCDHFPFTQQDMPHFRLRVFLDIYRGRLPVPPSHVRFLRALYNI